The Sesamum indicum cultivar Zhongzhi No. 13 linkage group LG6, S_indicum_v1.0, whole genome shotgun sequence genomic interval CTTGGCATTGAATACTTTTGCACCATCGTTCAGAGACTTAATGCATCCATACTTATCAAAATCTGTGGCGTTGGTTTTTCTCGTGCCAAGCTTTTCAGGCAAACAACCCAGTGGCCCTGTATTATGCACCCAGAAATTCTTTCCTCCAACAAGGTATATTGCCTGCATGCATTACACTATGATGTTGATGAGCATATTATAGACTATAACACAACAAATGACTGgagaattttttcaaatgagCATACCCACATAGCATCCCTTATTTCAGAGATGAAAGAAGGGATTTTTGCAACAACGTCAGCATATGAGAGGGAGTTAAATGCAGCTGTTAGATCATTTTGTCCAATATCAATTGTGTAAAGTGCGTTTCTGAAATCCTCTTCGGTAACCAGATTTTTGAAACCTGATGCAGTGTTTTGTGTAAGATAAACATTAAGTACGTAGTTCAAAGCagtaataatttgaaattcataagGTGCTAATATGTACCCTTAGACTGGAACCCGAGAGAGCGGTTGTGAAAGCGTCTGAACTGAAGAACCTGAACGTCCAAACTGAAGGGGACGTATCTTGGGAAAGTGGCTGAGCCGCTGATCGCAAAATTAACACCATTTGTGAAGTTAGGTTCCAATGAGTCCAGATAAGGAGTCAAATAATTGGTCTTCAGACTTTCACCTGTGAATTAACAGGGAAGTATGTGAAGGATGTAAGAGTGTGTTTTAGTAGTGATGCCATCCAGCTATTATTTGTTGGAACTATCCATACTTGCAAGTTGAAAGGATATCACTTAGAAATACTTTACCCTTTGATTATGTTgatgttggaaaaataaacTATTAGATTCATGATATTTGTGATGTTTTGGCTGTCTGATGTGACTATCCCCTGGAATTTCTTCAAATGGTACGGGTGGTGGTTCACGGGATGCACAACATAAAAGCCATCAAATTACATTGATCTACTTTCGGGCACGGACTATACAACACTCCGTTCAGGTTCAATAGGCAGCATAAGCAAAAAGTATATGCTGGCAAACAGGCAACCATGATGAACCATTTTAATTATAGAGGGCGATTTTGGGAGGTACACATGCATACAAGATGCAACTATCACGAGCCATTTTAATTAGAGAGAGCAATTTTCCATGGTATACATGCATACGACATGCAACTTGTGCATCACCTCAGACAacagaaaaaaggaataaaacaGAGGAGGAGAGAAAGGTTTTCCAGGCTGTATCAACACAGAATCTCTGCCACTCACGGGTGCAAAATCATCAGAATAATACAGACTACTACAATTAGCAGGCATGCTGATGCTAAAATACAAAGTTAGCAATCAATAACGTAGACAGTATCTTATAAACCATGGCAGACAGGCATGAACGGTAACCGTCCGGAAATTCAATAGGCTTGCAAATCAAGATCAGAGTCATATCCATAAGCCGATACCACAATACTTCTCAGTCACAATAACTAGACAAATATGGTGATCAAAGTGTTTGTAGCTTACACAGGAAGTCAATGACTAAACGTCCATCACATAGTCGGCCAGTTGGTTGATGGAAGAAGGCGCGCCCGTCAGGATATCCGAAGTTGAATCCCAGTGCAGCTGAATAGCCACCAGTGTCAGAGTTTGAGTccccaaaattgaaaatcacTGGATTTTTGTTGCATTGACAAGCAACAAAAGGGAGACAACAAATAAGAGCAAGGAATGCGAGGAAAGCAAACAAGAGGACTTCCTGGTCACGAGGCATTTTTGCTGTGAGAAGAAAACTTGTCACATTAACCATCATGCGAATGGCTTAAATATATGGCTCTGCCAGAGGATGACAATTAACTAATGTGACACGAGAATGAATATATAAgcaaatatagatattttaattctttggTAGGTTTTGGCAATGTGGTCAGTGGCCACTAAAATGGATGTCATTATGTGGTGAATGAATCATCCCTCTTGATGGTGGAACAATGCATTTTGTCGCAATCCCATCCAAATATATGACTTCTTCCCCATAATTCAGCTGACAGATACACCAAACCGTCCAGACCCACTTACTGATTTAGTCTGAGGATCACTTTGTTCGATGATTCAGTAGATAAAGCCTGAAAAGTAAGTATCTAACATGCCAGAAGAATGTAGAGTTTGAAGCATGTAATTCTcctctccttttttttccaACTTCCTTACTAACCAGTTAGTGGTTACACTCTGGATTCAGTCAAAGGAGCTTGAATTCAGACCTTCACCCAGATTCTCATTGAACTGAGCAATCTCCTCCTCTTGTCAAGAACCTTTTCAACCTTATGCAGAGCTGAGTCTTCCATAGTAGGCTGTTTCTGTAGAATTGAGCCATATCTGAGGCTCTCATGTTTTAATCATATGTGCATACCTTTCCTTTAGACCAGATGTGTTTCTTTAAGACATGTAAAGGCAATGCTTAAAACAATACTTCCCCTAGAAATCTTGCGTTctgaa includes:
- the LOC105163009 gene encoding GDSL esterase/lipase At1g09390, which produces MMVNVTSFLLTAKMPRDQEVLLFAFLAFLALICCLPFVACQCNKNPVIFNFGDSNSDTGGYSAALGFNFGYPDGRAFFHQPTGRLCDGRLVIDFLCESLKTNYLTPYLDSLEPNFTNGVNFAISGSATFPRYVPFSLDVQVLQFRRFHNRSLGFQSKGFKNLVTEEDFRNALYTIDIGQNDLTAAFNSLSYADVVAKIPSFISEIRDAMWAIYLVGGKNFWVHNTGPLGCLPEKLGTRKTNATDFDKYGCIKSLNDGAKVFNAKLDGLCQELRQQMKNVSIVYVDMYSIKYDLIANSAAYGFKNPLMACCGYGGAPYNYNPDIKCRDRGYEVCEQELAYISWDGVHYTETANAIIASKILSTNYSVPPLGFNFFCNKA